A window of Fibrobacter sp. UWH6 contains these coding sequences:
- a CDS encoding fibrobacter succinogenes major paralogous domain-containing protein, which produces MRKLFYGISVVAMVLGMVACDDSVSSANNENADKESSSSVISEDASSSSVKPGSSSSDKIDSSSSVKPSSSSSDLDVKPGSSSSKNDDPKSSSSRGLFDVTKDEFLNPEITYGTMTDKRDNKTYKTVKIGDQVWMAENLNYADSTKMPSLKGKSWCYENAADSCAKYGRLYTWAAAIDSVALANDADNPQTCGYGKTCTLPTVVQGVCPSGWHLPTYDEWQTLFKAVGGSSAAGKALKSGSGWSGNGNGTDAYGFSALPAGNRSYNGYFNYAGSYALFWSASQYENYSDCAYYMYLGYSLEDAYMGYYDKDYGNSVRCLQNSN; this is translated from the coding sequence ATGAGAAAGCTGTTTTATGGAATAAGCGTTGTGGCCATGGTTTTGGGCATGGTGGCCTGTGACGATAGCGTTTCTTCTGCAAATAACGAAAATGCGGACAAGGAATCTTCTTCGTCTGTTATTTCGGAGGACGCTTCATCTTCCAGTGTCAAACCCGGTTCCTCTTCATCTGACAAAATAGACTCTTCTTCATCTGTCAAGCCGAGCAGTTCCTCGTCTGACTTGGATGTCAAACCCGGTTCCTCCAGCAGTAAGAATGACGACCCGAAGTCCAGTAGTAGTCGCGGTCTTTTTGATGTGACGAAGGATGAATTTCTGAACCCGGAAATCACCTACGGCACCATGACTGATAAACGCGACAATAAAACCTACAAGACCGTTAAGATCGGCGATCAGGTGTGGATGGCCGAGAACCTGAACTATGCCGATTCTACAAAAATGCCGAGCCTGAAGGGCAAGTCCTGGTGCTATGAAAATGCCGCAGATTCTTGTGCTAAGTATGGTCGCCTTTACACCTGGGCTGCAGCCATTGACTCTGTTGCCTTGGCAAATGATGCTGATAATCCTCAGACTTGCGGTTATGGTAAGACCTGTACGCTGCCGACAGTTGTTCAAGGCGTGTGCCCCAGTGGTTGGCATTTGCCAACATACGACGAATGGCAAACATTGTTCAAGGCTGTTGGTGGTTCCAGCGCTGCTGGTAAGGCTCTTAAGTCGGGCAGTGGCTGGTCCGGCAATGGCAACGGAACGGATGCCTACGGCTTCTCCGCGCTCCCTGCAGGCAACAGAAGCTACAATGGCTATTTCAACTATGCCGGCAGCTACGCCCTCTTCTGGTCTGCCTCTCAGTACGAGAACTATAGCGACTGCGCCTACTACATGTACTTGGGCTACAGCCTCGAGGATGCCTACATGGGCTACTACGATAAGGACTACGGTAACTCAGTGCGTTGTCTCCAGAACTCTAACTAA
- a CDS encoding ATP-binding protein: protein MKSAMLNQRKERDRLLAEPYLTRQTVYDFDALLQSPNIKLLTGPRRVGKSTQAILMLRGKNFAYLNFDDNELLKGWNEEQAEMLLNEVYPNFQYLLLDEVQNVSGWDVWVGKLFRRGYNLVITGSNANMLSGEMATVLTGRYLEIKMLPFSLFETNAFNRELTKDDYLKNGGYPETVSHRAITQTYLQTLFDSIVYKDVVRRHKIRNVTDLNNVATFLLANFTGTFSYNDVADDLGLSSVATTKKFMDYLHEPFLFYYLDRYNNKLKLMKKAPRKVYVVDNGFVSSRAFSLSENLGKLLENQVFIELLRRGYDTEKSLFYYHSRNDKETDFVVREGNKVKQLIQVCYEMSNEKTEKREVGSLVECAGELKCDNLTIVTWNDERVIEKNGYVIKVVPVEKF from the coding sequence ATGAAAAGTGCCATGCTCAATCAGCGAAAAGAACGGGACCGCCTTTTGGCGGAGCCTTACCTTACACGTCAAACAGTGTATGATTTTGATGCCTTGCTCCAGAGCCCGAACATAAAGTTGTTAACGGGGCCTCGTCGCGTGGGAAAATCTACCCAGGCTATTTTGATGCTGCGCGGGAAGAATTTTGCTTACCTGAATTTCGATGACAATGAATTGCTAAAAGGCTGGAACGAGGAACAGGCGGAAATGCTGCTGAACGAGGTGTACCCGAATTTTCAGTACCTTTTGCTTGACGAAGTCCAGAACGTAAGTGGCTGGGATGTTTGGGTCGGCAAGCTTTTTCGTCGTGGGTACAACCTGGTTATAACAGGTAGTAACGCCAACATGCTTTCGGGAGAAATGGCAACCGTGCTTACGGGGCGATATCTTGAAATCAAGATGCTGCCTTTTAGTTTGTTTGAAACGAACGCGTTTAATCGGGAATTGACCAAGGACGATTATCTTAAAAACGGGGGTTATCCAGAAACGGTGTCGCATCGGGCCATAACGCAAACATACTTGCAGACACTATTCGATTCCATTGTGTACAAGGATGTGGTTCGCAGGCACAAGATCCGAAATGTTACGGACCTGAACAATGTGGCTACATTCCTTCTTGCAAATTTTACGGGAACATTTAGCTACAACGATGTGGCGGATGACCTTGGCCTTTCCAGTGTTGCCACGACAAAAAAGTTCATGGACTATTTGCATGAGCCATTCCTGTTCTATTATCTGGATAGATACAACAACAAATTGAAACTGATGAAAAAGGCTCCGCGCAAGGTCTATGTGGTTGACAATGGCTTTGTTTCGTCGAGGGCGTTTAGTCTTAGCGAAAATCTGGGAAAACTTCTGGAAAATCAAGTCTTTATTGAATTGCTTCGTCGTGGGTACGATACCGAAAAATCCTTGTTCTACTACCATTCCCGCAATGACAAGGAAACGGATTTTGTAGTTCGTGAAGGTAACAAGGTAAAGCAGCTAATTCAAGTTTGTTACGAGATGTCGAACGAAAAAACAGAAAAGCGAGAGGTGGGTAGCCTTGTGGAATGCGCTGGCGAACTGAAGTGCGATAACCTTACTATCGTAACATGGAATGATGAACGGGTCATTGAAAAGAACGGGTATGTTATTAAGGTTGTTCCCGTGGAAAAATTTTGA
- a CDS encoding type II and III secretion system protein: MDTPIADVVRSVSRAYDTPILVDGNLDIRVTFHLEGVGVLDGLAALCEAHGLELAQSGEVFHVRQARIRGEHLFSMHDSLISISVKQKGIADFIREFGNNTGMNVLMMEGVQGEVNGNLQGVTAEEALRLLMKSNGFKLVRDGAAFRVEKAGDAESESVTADGVSGTFGHAEVGQVFLQKDSLWGDSCYSIDANEAPLERVLKELSDVANLDLALYGEMAEVVRLRLKNVPLETLLSAIFKDRRLGYSLDRKTLYVAGTGRLETLSITRLYTLKHVHTERALGLLSKFPHSSGFVAVEVKEQNSLLLNGSGEDIRLAEDLLSQVDVPALQVTLSCLIVEFKRGKNFEIGIHGGAARKTGEKNVGFRGFWDFTDSRWQKSGAFGKVGVLPDRFEMELAALEENNSAEVLARPRLATINGNKAELNVTNTVYYLVSQVSADGYPITDYRSFNDGISLEITPTVTQDGSITLEVSPEIKTAGRSTGDGPRDISTRNLKTVVVLKDGETFCLGGLIRKNKTEVRSAVPFLGSLPLVGRLFSYVSEEEEENELAIFITPHIEDLNYLEGGRVP; the protein is encoded by the coding sequence GTGGACACGCCGATTGCAGATGTGGTCCGTTCTGTTTCGCGGGCCTATGATACGCCGATCCTGGTAGATGGAAATCTGGATATCCGTGTCACTTTTCACCTTGAGGGGGTGGGGGTGTTAGATGGACTAGCGGCCCTGTGTGAGGCTCATGGGCTAGAGCTGGCCCAGTCGGGAGAGGTGTTTCATGTGCGGCAGGCCCGCATTCGCGGGGAGCACCTGTTCTCTATGCATGATTCCCTGATTTCGATTTCGGTTAAGCAGAAGGGGATCGCTGACTTTATAAGGGAATTTGGAAATAACACGGGAATGAACGTCCTGATGATGGAAGGGGTACAGGGGGAAGTGAACGGCAATCTTCAAGGTGTAACGGCCGAAGAAGCCCTGCGTCTGCTGATGAAGTCTAATGGTTTCAAGTTGGTGCGGGACGGGGCTGCTTTTCGCGTAGAAAAAGCCGGTGATGCAGAATCTGAAAGCGTTACTGCCGATGGGGTTTCTGGAACTTTCGGTCATGCGGAGGTGGGGCAAGTCTTTTTGCAGAAGGATAGTTTGTGGGGAGATTCCTGCTATTCCATTGACGCCAATGAGGCTCCTCTAGAACGTGTGCTAAAGGAATTGTCCGATGTGGCGAACCTAGACCTGGCGCTTTATGGTGAAATGGCCGAAGTGGTTCGCCTCCGTTTGAAAAACGTACCGTTGGAGACGTTGCTGTCGGCTATTTTCAAGGACCGCCGTCTAGGATACTCCCTGGATCGTAAAACCCTGTATGTGGCAGGAACGGGACGCCTAGAGACGTTATCAATAACGCGGCTCTATACTCTGAAACATGTGCATACGGAACGGGCGCTGGGGCTCCTTTCCAAGTTTCCCCATAGTTCCGGTTTTGTGGCTGTAGAGGTAAAGGAGCAGAACAGCTTGCTGTTGAATGGCTCCGGCGAAGATATTCGCTTGGCTGAAGATTTGCTGTCCCAGGTAGATGTTCCTGCCTTGCAAGTGACATTGTCTTGTCTGATTGTAGAATTTAAACGGGGGAAAAATTTTGAAATCGGGATTCATGGTGGGGCGGCCCGTAAGACGGGGGAGAAAAATGTGGGCTTCCGTGGGTTCTGGGATTTTACAGATTCCCGTTGGCAAAAGTCGGGGGCCTTTGGAAAGGTGGGCGTGTTGCCGGACCGTTTTGAAATGGAATTGGCCGCCCTCGAAGAAAATAATTCTGCGGAAGTGTTGGCTCGGCCTAGGCTAGCCACGATTAACGGTAATAAAGCCGAATTGAATGTGACCAATACCGTCTACTATCTAGTGAGTCAAGTTTCGGCAGATGGCTATCCCATTACGGATTACCGCTCCTTTAATGATGGAATTTCTCTAGAAATCACGCCGACGGTCACGCAGGACGGAAGTATTACCCTGGAAGTTTCGCCAGAAATAAAGACCGCTGGACGTAGTACCGGAGATGGTCCACGAGACATTAGTACCCGCAATCTAAAAACGGTTGTGGTGTTGAAGGATGGGGAAACTTTTTGTCTTGGCGGGCTAATCCGCAAGAACAAAACGGAGGTGCGGTCGGCTGTCCCCTTTTTAGGAAGTTTGCCGTTGGTGGGTCGATTGTTCAGCTATGTGTCGGAGGAAGAAGAGGAAAATGAACTTGCCATTTTTATAACGCCTCACATAGAAGACCTGAATTATCTTGAAGGTGGGCGTGTTCCGTGA
- a CDS encoding RNA-directed DNA polymerase: MNSLLGELYIAYREARKHKRNTQNQLDFERNLESNLLALAYELQNRTYVPLPSICFINEKPVKREIIAANFRDRVVHHLLYNWIYPIFDRQFIFDCYSCRVGKGTDFGIKRAKAFVSSESKNFSQECWVLRLDISGFFMGINRDILYGLCIEGLRKVKWRGVPDKDLCTFLIRIFVYNDPLKNARFRSPRSAWNDLPANKSLMGLPENQGLPIGNLTSQLFGNIYLNPLDQFVKRILKIRCYGRYVDDMVLVHRDKRVLLDAVDQIRDFVASQLALNLHPKKVYLQPVQNGFAFLGVYILPWRVYPGRRIVRNFRECVAKPSADLLCQAARLQSYHGYMSHYDANILIWRNYAQ, translated from the coding sequence TGGTGAACTCTACATTGCCTATCGCGAGGCCCGCAAGCACAAGCGCAATACCCAGAATCAGCTTGACTTTGAACGGAACCTGGAAAGTAATCTGCTTGCATTGGCATACGAACTGCAAAATAGGACCTATGTTCCTTTGCCCAGTATCTGCTTCATTAACGAAAAGCCAGTAAAGCGTGAAATCATCGCCGCCAATTTTCGCGATCGCGTGGTACATCATCTGCTATACAACTGGATTTACCCCATATTCGACCGGCAGTTTATTTTCGATTGCTACAGCTGCCGTGTGGGCAAGGGTACCGACTTTGGTATAAAACGAGCCAAGGCTTTTGTTAGTTCAGAAAGCAAAAATTTTAGCCAAGAGTGCTGGGTTTTGCGCTTGGATATAAGCGGGTTCTTCATGGGCATTAATCGCGACATTCTTTATGGTTTGTGTATTGAAGGGTTGCGTAAGGTAAAGTGGCGTGGAGTTCCCGATAAGGATCTGTGTACATTCTTGATCAGGATTTTCGTGTATAATGATCCGCTGAAGAACGCCCGGTTTCGTAGCCCCCGCAGCGCATGGAACGACTTGCCCGCCAATAAGTCGTTGATGGGACTGCCGGAAAATCAGGGACTTCCTATCGGGAATCTGACATCGCAGTTATTTGGCAATATTTACTTGAATCCCTTGGACCAGTTCGTAAAACGAATCTTGAAAATTAGATGCTATGGTCGCTATGTGGATGACATGGTGCTGGTGCATCGCGACAAACGTGTGTTGCTGGATGCTGTTGACCAAATCCGGGATTTTGTTGCCTCGCAGCTAGCGCTGAACTTGCATCCGAAAAAGGTGTATCTTCAACCAGTGCAGAACGGCTTTGCATTTTTGGGGGTGTATATCTTGCCGTGGCGGGTTTATCCTGGGCGGCGTATTGTTAGAAACTTCAGGGAATGTGTTGCAAAGCCTTCTGCAGATTTGCTTTGCCAGGCTGCACGATTGCAAAGTTACCATGGCTATATGAGTCACTATGATGCCAATATTTTGATTTGGAGGAATTATGCCCAATGA
- a CDS encoding Fic family protein: MRYLTLEKALDAWRKLQPISDENRARLARRFSVDFNYNSNHIEGNTLTYGQTEILLLFGKVIGEANVRSVQEMVASEVSLKMMVAEAKIKETPLTQNFIRGLHHTLLREDYSVHRELPGGMQVGYVVHAGQYKTRPNSVITRYGDRFDYASPEETPALMTDLVDWYNAAEKEGKLSPVELAALFHYRYIRIHPFEDGNGRIARLLVNYILAKHDIPMVVVRSRKKDEYLEALHAADLAVGAAPTLGANASLRTIAPFLKYFKNMVAQEIDGDVRFLTKCGENIWWYDGECVEFRTPNYGRILNLMQSEPVLTLADIQRKLGIRISAVNKLVQHLLDCHYIERGKDVGKWHVFIVPSV; encoded by the coding sequence GTGAGATACCTAACATTAGAAAAAGCCCTTGATGCGTGGAGAAAACTCCAGCCTATTTCAGATGAAAATAGGGCTCGTCTTGCTCGTCGTTTTTCCGTTGACTTCAACTATAACAGCAACCATATCGAGGGGAACACCCTTACTTATGGACAGACGGAAATCCTTTTGCTGTTCGGGAAGGTGATTGGTGAAGCGAACGTGCGGAGCGTTCAGGAGATGGTGGCCAGCGAAGTGTCTCTCAAGATGATGGTGGCTGAAGCTAAAATCAAGGAAACTCCACTTACACAAAATTTTATACGAGGCCTGCATCATACTCTACTGCGGGAGGATTATTCCGTTCATCGGGAACTGCCTGGTGGAATGCAAGTCGGGTATGTGGTTCACGCAGGGCAATACAAGACACGCCCAAATAGTGTCATTACGCGTTATGGAGATCGGTTCGACTATGCGTCACCAGAAGAAACTCCTGCACTGATGACGGATTTGGTGGATTGGTATAATGCTGCAGAAAAAGAGGGGAAGTTGTCCCCTGTGGAATTGGCCGCGCTGTTCCATTATCGGTATATTAGAATCCACCCATTCGAAGATGGAAATGGTCGAATCGCTCGTTTGCTAGTCAATTACATTTTGGCGAAACATGATATTCCCATGGTAGTTGTTCGCAGTCGAAAGAAAGACGAATACCTGGAAGCTTTGCATGCAGCCGATTTGGCTGTAGGTGCTGCGCCGACATTAGGCGCGAATGCCTCGTTGCGAACTATCGCTCCATTTCTCAAGTATTTTAAGAATATGGTGGCGCAAGAAATTGATGGCGATGTTCGCTTTCTTACAAAGTGTGGTGAAAATATCTGGTGGTATGATGGCGAGTGCGTTGAATTTCGCACCCCGAATTATGGCCGGATTTTAAACCTTATGCAAAGTGAACCGGTTTTGACGCTTGCCGATATTCAGCGAAAACTTGGTATTCGAATTTCAGCTGTTAACAAGCTGGTTCAGCACCTTCTTGATTGCCATTATATTGAACGCGGGAAAGATGTTGGCAAATGGCATGTGTTTATCGTGCCGTCAGTTTAG
- a CDS encoding prepilin-type N-terminal cleavage/methylation domain-containing protein, with protein MNLNSCRGFTLMEVWTAVVVMSVGMLAVDRMFDFFNRMKTAERNQTLAFESAVTKVESFVLNPPPCNQLDSVLPGTGLAWADVLVTPEPPAHPVHFRRLVQCKR; from the coding sequence ATGAACCTAAACTCTTGCCGAGGCTTTACCTTAATGGAGGTCTGGACAGCGGTTGTGGTCATGTCTGTCGGGATGTTGGCGGTTGACCGTATGTTCGACTTCTTTAATCGAATGAAGACGGCTGAACGCAATCAAACTCTGGCCTTTGAATCGGCTGTCACTAAGGTTGAAAGCTTTGTTTTAAATCCGCCTCCCTGCAATCAGCTTGACTCGGTGTTGCCAGGAACCGGTCTCGCGTGGGCTGATGTTCTTGTAACTCCAGAACCTCCTGCTCATCCGGTTCATTTTAGAAGGCTTGTCCAATGCAAACGATAA
- a CDS encoding anthranilate synthase component I family protein, with amino-acid sequence MKEPRTDSIYVALPGERYTPFSLGKKLGAKAIFESASFAHGKSRYSTLMVDEGFRLRQNEKNVTIVVDGQEKEFLKEGEGDILDALLKISAENTVPPNQIPIPSSGVGYLGYEFCARCDTIHLAPQVDELNIPEAEFMVGHIYIVFDHYTEKLHLFALNYEEHQIDLPAAINNVKKRLADMDFSYLAPEPEVAKGVTVTDLSKSKEEYSAKVEELQKHIVAGDIVQAVPSRRIQFESDIEALDIYRRLRSVNPSPYMFYLDYGTHQFIGASPESLVRVRDGIATIHPIAGTRRRGKDEKEDYDLMKELKNDPKERAEHLMLVDLARNDLGRVCAAGTVEAMKYMECEKYSHVIHLVSDVQGKVSAGKKSIEVLRSSFPAGTVSGAPKISAIEILSGLEKVKRRFYAGAVGYIESDGDLDFCISIRCCLKQGKKITLQAGGGIVAASNAEREFEETNEKLGAVRAVLEGSR; translated from the coding sequence ATGAAGGAACCTCGTACCGACAGCATCTACGTCGCCCTCCCCGGCGAACGCTACACACCTTTCTCCCTGGGTAAGAAACTGGGTGCAAAGGCAATCTTTGAATCCGCAAGCTTTGCCCACGGCAAGAGCCGCTATTCCACCCTCATGGTGGACGAAGGTTTCCGTCTCCGCCAGAACGAAAAGAACGTGACCATCGTGGTTGACGGTCAGGAAAAGGAATTCCTCAAGGAAGGCGAAGGCGATATCCTGGATGCCCTCCTGAAGATTTCTGCAGAAAACACCGTGCCTCCTAACCAGATTCCTATTCCCTCCTCTGGCGTGGGCTACCTGGGTTACGAATTCTGCGCACGTTGCGACACTATTCACCTGGCTCCCCAGGTGGATGAACTGAACATTCCCGAAGCTGAATTCATGGTGGGTCACATCTACATCGTGTTCGACCACTACACCGAAAAGCTTCACCTGTTCGCCTTGAACTATGAAGAACACCAGATCGACTTGCCGGCCGCCATCAACAACGTGAAGAAGCGTCTGGCCGACATGGACTTCAGCTACCTGGCTCCGGAACCGGAAGTGGCCAAGGGTGTTACCGTTACCGATCTTTCCAAGTCCAAGGAAGAATACTCCGCCAAGGTGGAAGAACTGCAGAAGCACATTGTGGCAGGCGACATCGTTCAGGCCGTGCCTTCCCGCCGCATCCAGTTCGAAAGCGACATCGAGGCTCTGGACATTTACCGTCGCCTCCGTTCCGTGAACCCGTCTCCTTACATGTTCTACCTGGATTACGGCACCCACCAGTTTATTGGTGCATCTCCAGAAAGCCTGGTACGCGTCCGTGATGGTATCGCAACCATCCATCCTATTGCCGGCACACGCCGCCGCGGTAAGGACGAAAAGGAAGATTATGATCTGATGAAGGAACTGAAGAACGATCCGAAGGAACGTGCAGAACACTTGATGCTCGTTGACTTGGCTCGTAACGATTTGGGTCGCGTCTGTGCCGCCGGAACCGTGGAAGCCATGAAGTACATGGAATGTGAAAAGTACAGCCACGTGATCCACCTGGTCTCTGACGTTCAGGGCAAGGTTAGCGCCGGCAAGAAGTCCATCGAAGTACTTCGTTCCAGCTTCCCTGCAGGTACCGTGAGCGGCGCCCCCAAGATCAGCGCTATCGAAATCCTTTCTGGCCTCGAAAAGGTCAAACGTCGCTTCTATGCAGGCGCTGTAGGTTACATTGAATCCGATGGCGACCTGGACTTCTGTATTTCTATCCGTTGCTGTCTCAAACAGGGCAAGAAGATTACCTTGCAGGCTGGCGGTGGCATTGTGGCCGCCTCCAACGCAGAACGCGAATTTGAAGAAACTAACGAAAAGCTGGGCGCTGTCCGCGCAGTCCTGGAAGGAAGTAGGTAG
- a CDS encoding bifunctional anthranilate synthase component II/anthranilate phosphoribosyltransferase yields MIVLIDNYDSFTYNVYQALAKITNEEIRVLRSKECTIADIEALNPSRLIVSPGPGRPEDAGISVEAIRHFAGKLPILGICLGHQAIGYAFGAKIVGAKFIKHGIVEEINLDGKGLFRTMGAKNSFTRYHSLVIDETTLPPEFEVTARATDGDIMGIRHKTLDIEGVQFHPESIASDREADFFKAFLNYRREPQNIRGVLNTLMEGKDLTRETAEMFMDDLTDGIMDERQMAAILTALSCKGPVSDEIAGCAAVLSRKKRKFPMSGDELTDIVGTGGDGKGSFNVSSMSGLIAATCGCKIAKHGNRAVSSKSGAANFYTAAGFKLDMTPEKAAEVLQKTGFVFLMAPVYHGAMRYAGPVRGCLGIKTIMNLIGPLTNPAEAKYLCLGVYSKAVLEPFTKAAHALGAKRVMVALSDDGYDEISPCVPTTIAEILEDGVYKEYRIDPKDFGVPAVDEDDLAGGTGEENFKLAMDLLNGKGRPGIKYACALNAGAALYISKKATTIKEGYDMAMKAIEDGSVLKKIEAVKVASNS; encoded by the coding sequence ATGATCGTTTTAATTGACAACTACGATTCTTTCACCTACAATGTGTATCAGGCTCTGGCCAAGATCACTAACGAAGAAATCCGCGTGCTCCGCAGCAAGGAATGCACCATCGCAGACATCGAAGCACTGAACCCCAGCCGCCTCATTGTGAGCCCGGGCCCGGGTCGCCCTGAAGATGCAGGCATCTCTGTTGAAGCCATCAGGCACTTCGCAGGCAAGCTCCCCATTCTCGGCATCTGCCTTGGTCACCAGGCTATTGGCTACGCTTTCGGTGCAAAGATCGTTGGCGCAAAGTTCATCAAGCACGGCATCGTCGAAGAAATCAACCTGGACGGTAAGGGTCTCTTCCGCACCATGGGCGCAAAGAATTCCTTCACCCGCTACCACAGCCTTGTCATTGACGAAACCACCCTCCCGCCGGAATTCGAAGTGACCGCCCGCGCCACAGACGGCGACATTATGGGCATTCGTCACAAGACCTTGGATATCGAAGGTGTGCAGTTCCATCCGGAATCCATCGCCAGCGACAGGGAAGCCGATTTCTTCAAGGCATTCCTCAACTACCGTCGTGAACCGCAGAACATTCGCGGTGTATTGAACACTCTCATGGAAGGCAAGGACCTGACTCGCGAAACTGCTGAAATGTTCATGGACGACTTGACCGATGGCATTATGGATGAACGCCAGATGGCAGCAATCCTTACAGCACTTTCCTGCAAGGGCCCAGTTTCTGATGAAATCGCCGGCTGCGCCGCTGTGCTTAGCCGCAAGAAGCGCAAATTCCCAATGTCTGGTGACGAACTTACCGACATCGTGGGTACCGGTGGCGACGGCAAGGGTAGTTTCAATGTGAGCTCCATGTCTGGCCTTATCGCAGCAACCTGTGGTTGTAAGATTGCAAAGCACGGCAACCGCGCAGTTTCCAGTAAGTCCGGTGCAGCAAACTTCTACACCGCTGCAGGCTTCAAGCTGGACATGACTCCGGAAAAGGCTGCCGAAGTTCTGCAGAAGACCGGTTTCGTATTCTTGATGGCTCCGGTCTACCACGGTGCAATGCGTTACGCAGGTCCTGTTCGTGGTTGCCTCGGCATCAAGACCATCATGAACCTCATCGGACCTCTCACCAACCCTGCAGAAGCCAAGTACCTCTGCCTGGGCGTTTACAGCAAGGCCGTTTTGGAACCGTTTACCAAGGCTGCTCATGCTCTGGGTGCAAAGCGTGTCATGGTCGCCTTGAGCGACGACGGCTACGATGAAATTTCTCCTTGCGTTCCCACCACCATCGCAGAAATCCTGGAAGATGGCGTTTACAAGGAATACCGCATCGACCCAAAGGACTTCGGCGTTCCCGCTGTAGATGAAGACGACCTGGCAGGCGGAACCGGCGAAGAAAACTTCAAGCTGGCTATGGACTTGCTCAACGGCAAGGGCCGCCCGGGCATCAAGTACGCCTGCGCCCTGAACGCTGGCGCCGCCCTCTACATCAGCAAGAAGGCCACCACCATCAAGGAAGGCTACGACATGGCCATGAAGGCAATCGAAGACGGCTCCGTGCTGAAGAAGATCGAAGCCGTGAAGGTTGCTAGTAATTCCTAA